The following are from one region of the Rosistilla carotiformis genome:
- a CDS encoding class I SAM-dependent methyltransferase has product MNFEAKSSVDEIRQRFDNDVERFSVLETGQTATIDAPLAMELITQAAIASTPQIRRVLDIGCGAGNNTIKLRQAYGSNFDVDLLDLSQPMLDRAKQRVAAAGANSIELWQTDFRDAALEPESCDVILAAAVLHHLRNDADWLSTFEKLFRLLTPGGSVWITDLVSHETSSVHQMMWARYGEYLTGLDGPGYRDKVFAYIEKEDSPRPVTYQLDLLRRVGFRHVELLHKNSCFAAFGAVKL; this is encoded by the coding sequence ATGAACTTTGAAGCAAAATCGTCTGTCGACGAAATTCGCCAACGGTTCGACAACGATGTCGAACGTTTTAGCGTTCTGGAAACCGGACAGACTGCGACGATCGACGCTCCGTTGGCGATGGAGTTGATAACACAAGCGGCAATCGCTTCGACACCGCAGATTCGCCGGGTGCTGGATATCGGATGTGGAGCGGGAAACAATACGATCAAGTTGCGGCAGGCGTATGGCAGTAACTTCGACGTCGATCTGCTGGACCTCAGCCAACCGATGCTCGATCGCGCCAAGCAGCGAGTTGCCGCCGCCGGTGCAAATTCGATCGAACTTTGGCAAACCGACTTCCGCGATGCGGCGTTGGAGCCCGAATCGTGCGACGTGATCCTCGCCGCAGCGGTCCTGCATCACCTGCGCAACGACGCCGATTGGCTGTCGACTTTCGAAAAACTGTTCCGACTTTTAACGCCCGGCGGATCGGTCTGGATCACCGATCTTGTCTCGCACGAAACCTCAAGCGTTCATCAGATGATGTGGGCTCGGTATGGAGAGTATCTCACTGGACTCGACGGCCCCGGGTATCGAGACAAAGTTTTCGCCTACATCGAAAAAGAAGACTCGCCGCGGCCGGTAACCTACCAATTGGATCTGCTCCGCCGCGTCGGATTTCGGCATGTCGAACTGCTTCACAAAAACTCCTGCTTCGCCGCCTTTGGTGCGGTGAAGTTATGA